In the genome of Pedosphaera parvula Ellin514, one region contains:
- a CDS encoding Kelch repeat-containing protein, whose protein sequence is MNFKGLSCIFFSLTLLFGRTPSACAQGTAFTYQGRLNNGASPANGTYDLRFAIYDSTNTPGVLLAGPITNAATAVSNGLFTVTLDFGPGVFTGNNRWLEIGVCTNGGGAFTTLTPRQPLTPSPYAIFAGGVNAAGINGTIPAGNIGSGTITSNMLATGAAAANLNALGQSAVPSGGMVLSSNYTDLNLLNVGYVKLGKVDLGDVWEQRASGAPPVTRYQHTAVWTGSEMIIWGGWSGSSYVNDGARYNPTANIWTAITTTGAPAGRMYHTTVWTGSEMIIWGGWSGGTSYFGDGARYNPAANAWTAVTATGAPAARNQHTAVWTGSEMIVWGGWSGGTSFFSDGARYNPTTNAWTAITATGAPAARNQHTAVWTGSEMIVWGGHNATSHYLNDGARYNPAANTWTAMTTTGAPVARYVHTAVWTGSDMIVWGGSANADYRGDGGRYNPAADSWTAVSAIGAPAARTYHTAVWTGNEMIIWGGYNGYYFNDGARYNPAADTWTAVATTGVPNGRYSHTAVWTGSEMIVWGGYGFFGYLNDGGRFNPAANIWTTVPATGAPTARAYHTTVWTGSEMIVWGGYNGTSFFNDGARYNPTANNWTTVTTTGAPTARALHTAVWTGSQMIVWGGFMALTT, encoded by the coding sequence ATGAACTTCAAAGGACTCAGCTGCATTTTCTTTTCCCTCACCCTTTTGTTTGGCCGCACACCCTCGGCCTGCGCCCAGGGCACCGCCTTCACCTACCAGGGCCGTTTGAACAATGGCGCGAGTCCGGCCAATGGAACTTACGATCTGCGCTTTGCTATTTACGATTCCACCAACACCCCCGGCGTCCTCCTTGCCGGGCCGATCACCAACGCCGCCACGGCCGTGAGCAACGGCCTGTTCACAGTCACACTGGATTTCGGCCCGGGCGTCTTCACCGGCAACAATCGCTGGCTGGAGATCGGGGTGTGCACCAACGGTGGCGGCGCGTTCACCACACTGACTCCACGGCAGCCGCTCACGCCATCGCCCTATGCCATTTTCGCAGGCGGCGTGAACGCAGCCGGCATCAACGGAACGATCCCCGCCGGCAACATCGGCAGCGGCACCATCACTTCCAACATGCTGGCCACCGGAGCAGCGGCGGCGAACCTCAATGCGCTGGGCCAAAGTGCCGTGCCCAGCGGAGGCATGGTGCTCTCCAGCAATTACACAGATCTCAATCTCCTCAATGTCGGCTATGTGAAACTGGGCAAGGTCGATTTGGGTGATGTTTGGGAACAGCGCGCCAGCGGTGCTCCCCCAGTAACCCGCTATCAGCATACAGCCGTTTGGACGGGAAGTGAGATGATCATCTGGGGCGGATGGAGCGGCAGCAGCTATGTGAATGATGGTGCACGTTATAATCCTACCGCCAACATCTGGACGGCGATAACCACTACCGGGGCACCCGCTGGGCGCATGTACCACACCACGGTTTGGACGGGGAGTGAGATGATCATCTGGGGCGGATGGAGTGGCGGCACCAGCTATTTTGGCGATGGCGCACGCTATAATCCCGCCGCTAACGCTTGGACGGCAGTAACTGCCACCGGAGCACCTGCCGCGCGCAACCAGCACACAGCCGTGTGGACGGGGAGTGAGATGATCGTCTGGGGCGGATGGAGTGGCGGCACCAGCTTTTTTAGCGATGGCGCACGCTATAATCCGACTACTAACGCCTGGACGGCGATAACTGCCACCGGAGCACCTGCCGCGCGCAACCAGCACACAGCCGTGTGGACGGGGAGTGAGATGATCGTCTGGGGCGGCCACAACGCCACCAGCCACTATTTGAACGATGGCGCGCGCTATAATCCCGCAGCAAACACCTGGACGGCGATGACCACCACAGGTGCGCCCGTAGCACGCTACGTGCACACGGCAGTGTGGACGGGGAGTGACATGATTGTCTGGGGCGGAAGTGCCAATGCCGACTATCGAGGTGATGGTGGACGCTACAATCCCGCAGCCGATAGCTGGACCGCAGTAAGCGCCATCGGTGCCCCTGCCGCGCGCACATATCACACGGCGGTCTGGACGGGCAATGAGATGATCATCTGGGGTGGATACAACGGCTACTATTTTAACGACGGAGCACGCTATAATCCTGCGGCCGACACTTGGACGGCGGTGGCCACCACTGGCGTGCCCAACGGACGCTATAGTCATACGGCAGTTTGGACGGGCAGCGAAATGATCGTCTGGGGCGGATATGGCTTTTTCGGCTACTTGAACGACGGCGGGCGCTTCAATCCTGCAGCCAACATCTGGACAACGGTTCCTGCCACCGGTGCACCCACCGCACGCGCCTATCACACGACGGTGTGGACGGGCAGCGAGATGATTGTCTGGGGCGGATACAATGGAACCAGCTTTTTTAACGACGGCGCACGTTACAATCCCACGGCCAACAACTGGACGACGGTGACCACCACCGGTGCACCCACTGCGCGGGCGCTTCACACCGCGGTCTGGACAGGCAGCCAGATGATCGTCTGGGGCGGATTCATGGCACTAACTACTTGA